ACCACGCCCGCGGAGCACCCAGGCATCGGGCACGGCAGGTCCTTGCGCTTGCGGGGGCAGGAACAGGGCGTCACAGCCCCAGCTCCGCACGCCAGCCGGGCACGAACATGTCCAGTTCGCCGGGCACGAACATGTCCAGTTCGCCGGGCACGAACATGTCCAGTTCGCCGGGCGCGAACCCACCACGCTCCGCGAGCCGCCCCAGGGACTGGTCGGTGGTGCGGTAGCGCCTGGAGTACTCGGCGTATGCGCGCTCAGCCAGGGCCCACGGGATGGTCCTGGGTATCCCGTTGTCGAGGTCCTTCTGAATCACGAGGAGGGGGAAGCGGCGCTCGTTCATCGCGCGGACTCCGCGTCCCGGCCGTCGGAGTCCCATCCGAACCAGCCGAGGTGCAGGCGGCCCACGGCCTCCTGGACGCGCTCCTGGGGGATGCCGCTGTCGTACAGGAGCCCATCGAGCCACGGAGCCACGGGTTCCAGGGCGCCCACCTCGCGCCCCTCATAGTCCGTCACCGTCATGCGGCCTGGGTGGTTGGTCATGCCCGGGAGAAGGGGCGGAGGCCATCCGTGCCACCTCACCGAGTCGGGGCGAGGGGCAGGACGCAGACGATGGTCTTGATGCGGCAGCCCCGGCAGTGGACGGAGGCGGCAGGACGCAACCGGTTGAGGGCGTACTGCACCTCCACCGGCGATGAGCACTGCGGGCAGAGCAAAGGCTCGGGGAGACGGGCGCGCGCCTCCACCATGCGCTCCAGCGCATCCCAGTCCTTCGGCTGCTCGGGCGGCGGTGCCATGCCCCTGACGCTGGCGCAGTCGAGGGCGGCCCGACAAGGAGCGTGACACCCAGCCCACAGACAGCCCCCTGGGGTGGGAAACCACACATGTAGGATAAATTTAGGATTGCTCGGCGCGCTGCAATCCTGCGCTGCGGAAATCTCCCGGAAATCCCCGGCGAACTCTGAGACGACCCCCTGATTTTTTGGCCCCTACGCGTTCCTGGCGGGCCGCTGGCGCGTCTTCTGCGCTCGCACGTGGACGTAGGCGCTCCTCCGCGCGCGTGCGCTGGCGCCCCTTCTGGAAGGCATGGCCCGCCACCGCGACTCCGGGGCCGAGCGCGAGCCCGACGAGGCCGTGAGTCTCGACCCGCTCCTCAACTACCGGCCCCTGGGAAAGCCCGGGCCGGTGACGACGCTGACGCCCCAGCTCGGCGCGCAGCTGTGCCGGCGCATCGCAGCAGGCGACACCCTGCGCGACGCCGCTGCCGCCGTCGGCACCACGGACACCGTCGTCCAGGGCTGGCGCACGCGCGGCGCCGAGGCCATCGAGCGCGAGACGGAGGACGTCTACACGGCGTTCGTCATGGAGTACGAGGCCGCCGCCGCGCACTTCCGCCGCGTCCTCCAGGCCTCCGCGATGGAGAACATCGGCAACCGCGCCTTCAACGACAAGTTCGTCCGCTGGCGCCTAGCGACGAGTGACCCGAAGAACTTCACCCTCCCTCGCACCGCCGGGCCCAGCAGCAGCGACGGCGGCGCCTTCGAACTCGTCACCCCGGAGGAGGCGCAGAAGACGCTGGCCGACCGGCTGGCGCGGTTCCTCGACAACGAGGCCAAGAAGGCGATGCCGCCTCCGGCGGAGGCGGAGGAGTAGCCGCCCCTTCTCGGAGGGCATGGCCAAGGCCGCCGCTGTCACCGCCGGGAAGGACCTGCTCAAGGGCCTGCCCGTCATCCGCCCGGAGACGCACGGCCGGCACTCCGTCCTGGATCGGATGGCGTTCCAGCTCCGAAAGGAGTTCGGCACCACCGAGGGCTTCGCGGACAGGCTGGGCCTCTCCACCCAGGAACTGCTCGTCCTCTACTACGAGCCTGAGTACTCCCTTCGCCCCGCCCAGCAGCCCCCGGATATGGTGTCCGCGGAGTACGCCCGCTGGCGCACCTGGTTCCTCCTGGGGGGGCGCGGCGCCGGCAAGACACACGCGGGCGCGGCCTCCGTCATCCGCGAGGCGAAGGTAGACCCCGAGGCGCGCATCCTCATCGTCGGCCCGACGTACACGGAGATTCAGAAGAACCAGCTGGAGGGCCCCAGCGGCATCCTCACCCTGGCGCCCCCGTGGTTCCGCCCCGAGCACCTGAAGTCGAAGAAGCAGCTCGTCTTCCCCAACGGCGTGAAGGCCGACTACCTGCCGGCAGCCGACGCCGACAAGTTCCGTGGCTACGGCTACACCTTCGAGTGGCTGGACGAGGTGGTGGCCTGGAAGAAGGACCCCGTCGCCGTCTTCACTGAGTGCGGTCGCGTCGGCCGCGGCACGTCCGCGCGGATGCGGCGGCTGGGCCTCTCCAGTCGCAAGGTCATCACCACCACGCCCGCGCCCACGGAGCTCTTCCGCGAGATTCTCAAGCAGCGCCGGGGCCTCGTCCTCTCGCGCTCCAGCACGTTGGACAACAGCGCCCACCTGGACGACGACTACGCGCTCCAGGCCCTGGACGCGAAGAAGAGCGCCATCGGCCGCCGTGAGTTCTACGGCGAGCTGGAGTTCGACCTGGACCCGGCGCTCTTCCGAGGCGTGGACTGGAATGCCTCGCGCGTGAAGCCGAAGGACGCGCCATCCGTCTTCGACTTCATCGTGGTGGGCCTGGACCCCGCCACCGGCGAGAAGAAGGGCGCGGACATGCACGGCATCGTCGTGGTTGGCGTCCGCCGTGAGGAGGACGGGCGCGACCACGCCTACGTGCTCGCGGACCTTTCGCTGAAGAGCCCGGAGCCTGCGGCCTGGGCGAAGAAAGCCGTGGCTGCGCTCAAGGCGTGGGCGCCTCACGCGAAGAAGGACAGCTCGGACCGGCCGCGGGCGTGGATATTCGCGGAGACGAACACGGGCGGCAGCATGGTGACGTCCACCATCCACACGCTGGAGAAGGTGAAGGTGCTCACCGAGCGCGCGCGCAACTCGAAGGCGGAGCGTGCCGCGCCCGTCTCCATGCTCGCGGCGGCGGGACTCGTGCACATGGTGGGCAAGCACGAGAAGCTCGAGGAGCAGCTCGGCAAGTTCACCGGGGCGCCCGGCGGCCACGCGCGGGATGATCGCGTGGACGCCATGGTGTGGCCCATCTACAAGCACGTCGTGAAGATGCGGAGAAACATCGGTGCGGCCTCGGGATCCTCTCAGCCCGACGACATCACTGAATGAGCAGTCTTGACCACTGCACCTAACCCAGGCCTTGTTTTGCGTGGTCTGCCGGACGCCATTCAATATCCGAAGGACTCCGTGCATAGCGTGGGCAGGCGCATTCACTGAGTGCCGCCCAGCCGTGGCTACGTAGCTACTGGCAGAGGTTCTGTGTGTAAGACGACATACAGCTGTAATCGAGAGACTTGACGACGCCCACCTTCATCGGGAATCCCGGAATGAAGAAATAGAAATCATCCCTGAAGGAGCTGTTACATGTTTCGCCTGCTGGAACCATTCCGGTGCATACGCCTTGGAAAATCTTTTGGAGTTCCAGCGCGGCATTCTCTTGGGCTTGAGCCCCGGTAAACCCTATGCCTGCTGCCTGAGCAGCGTGTCTTGCCGCCTCGCAATAGGGGACCGTGCGGTCCGAGTCCGGTGGACGTGGGTCCGGTCGGAAGTTGGGAGGCATGGTCTCGCACCCCTCTATGCCGTTGTGAAGCGAGAGGATGCGAGCCTTGCCGGCGGAGTCTCTACCCGTAAAGAAGACGTAATTGCATCCGGTCCACGTCCATGAGGCGGGAACGGCGAGGTGGAGGTTGGGATACTCGGAGGAGCTTGAACTTGGCGGCTTGATCCACACGTACCCTGGCGGCGTCGACGTGCATGCTGTGGGTTGAAGGATAAAATATCCTTGACCGAAGGGATTGTCGGTGCCGTTGGTTAGGTAGCATTCGCATGCCGCCTGAGCACTGCGAGAGACGCCAAGGACTGCGAGGACTGCGAGTAGTGCTGTGGGACGCATCGGCTGGGCCTTCCGGAAAAGGGGGCTGCGCGCTCGCTTCTATCACGCAACCCCTGGCGTTCTTCCGAAGGTCCCTCTAGCGCCCCTTCTCCCAGGGCATGGCCTCTTTCCTCTACCGCGTTGCCAAAGCGCTCGGCCTCGCGCCGGGCCCAAAGGGCGGCACACAGCAACTCGTGCATGCACTGCCGCTCATCAGCTTCAGCCCGCGCCGCGGCAGCCGCGCGGTACTGCTGGCCTACGAGGAGGACGACTGGCTGCGCACCGTGGTGGACACGGTGGCCGACGCGGTGGCCACGCCCCGCTGGCGCGCATTTAAGCGCGTGCGCCCGGGCGAGAAGCGGATGGATCCGCGCTGGAAATCGCTGGACGCAGCGGAGCGTCGCAAGGCCCTGGCCGATTCCACGAAGCGCGGCGACCTCGTGGAACTGGAGGCGCACGAGGTGCTCACCCTCCTGGAGGCGCCGCACCCGCGCTTCCCCGGGCGAGAATACCGGAAGCTCGCGCAGGTCCACGTGGACCTGGTGGGCGAGGCCTTCCTGGTGCTGGTGCGCGGCGCGGACGGCCGACCTGTGGGCTGGGAGGTGGTGCCGCCCCACTGCGTGACGATGACGCCCGTCCCTGGGCGGCCCAGCTTCT
The sequence above is drawn from the Corallococcus sp. NCRR genome and encodes:
- a CDS encoding terminase large subunit domain-containing protein encodes the protein MAKAAAVTAGKDLLKGLPVIRPETHGRHSVLDRMAFQLRKEFGTTEGFADRLGLSTQELLVLYYEPEYSLRPAQQPPDMVSAEYARWRTWFLLGGRGAGKTHAGAASVIREAKVDPEARILIVGPTYTEIQKNQLEGPSGILTLAPPWFRPEHLKSKKQLVFPNGVKADYLPAADADKFRGYGYTFEWLDEVVAWKKDPVAVFTECGRVGRGTSARMRRLGLSSRKVITTTPAPTELFREILKQRRGLVLSRSSTLDNSAHLDDDYALQALDAKKSAIGRREFYGELEFDLDPALFRGVDWNASRVKPKDAPSVFDFIVVGLDPATGEKKGADMHGIVVVGVRREEDGRDHAYVLADLSLKSPEPAAWAKKAVAALKAWAPHAKKDSSDRPRAWIFAETNTGGSMVTSTIHTLEKVKVLTERARNSKAERAAPVSMLAAAGLVHMVGKHEKLEEQLGKFTGAPGGHARDDRVDAMVWPIYKHVVKMRRNIGAASGSSQPDDITE